From the Telopea speciosissima isolate NSW1024214 ecotype Mountain lineage chromosome 9, Tspe_v1, whole genome shotgun sequence genome, the window GATCCAGATTTAAAATAGTGCAGCTTTCCTATTTCAGCATGTAGAATTTCTATGTTCTGCACGGATGGAATTACTTATGTTAGTCTGTTGTTGCATCTGCAGTTGAAGAAATTGAGCAATTCCAAACCAACACTGAAGCCATCCGAAGAATCAGGAACTGTAGAACAGGCACCTGGGCCTGATAATGCACAAATCAATGAAAAGAACAACACAGAAGGAAAACCTCAACCACCCGAAGTTGCTAATCTTAAGAAGGCAAAAAGCAATGGTGGCTTCAGAAAGGGTTTATCACCCAATGGGAATCAAGAGCCACAAGATAAAGCCAAAGATAAAAAAAGGAAGCTTCCATCAAGAGAAGAAATCGCAAGAGCTAGGTAAGCCGCCTTTGAATTCACTCGATCCTTGTTTTATTAATGTCGATAACTGCTTCATATGCACCTGTAAACTATGATATTACTGCTAGCATGTATCTCATCATTTGGTTTTGGAAGGATAAAATGCTAAACATGCCTTTGTTAACCAAACGACGGGAGCTAACACACGACGGTGCCCTACAATCAGCGTACGCTCCATTGGGCTCATCCCTTGCTTCCTTGTTCTGGCGCACTAGCCATTGTATATAGTCGGGCCCTTGCTTGTGTAGGGTGAAGTGTGTTAGCGTAGTAATTTTATTGCATTATTGCGCCAGGTGTCATTGATAGCCTAAAGCGGACATTATAATGGTACATTTTCACGGTTTTGTGGCAAGGTGATTTTGAATCTTATATGCTTGAACCACttgcagagaagagaagaggaaagctttgaggaaaaataaagctttgacGCAATAAAGAACAGATATGAAGAGGTCGCTCAATGAAGAACTAGCATATGAAGCATGGATTGGTGGAATGCAAGTGCGTGGGAGATGCGTGGTAGAATGACATTGGCTTGGTAAATCAATTCCAGTGAGGCAAATTGGGATGGCAAGACAGCAAGCCAATCAATTATGTTATTGCAATGTGATATTAGAATGCATGTCCAGGGATTGATTCATGGTTTTCACCTGCATTATGTTGTTCAACCTCCTTGGTAAAACATCAGCATCTGGCTAATCATGTAGGGGTAGATCTGCTTTCCCTCCTCTGGCTCATCGAGTTAGAAAAGTTTTGTTTTCTTGTGTTTCTCCAAATTTTGGTTAATGATTGCACAATTTCTACCCGTTTTCTGTATCTTATATGTGAGATAACATTTGAAAATATGCACCATCTATGATTAGTATAAAGGTACAAATCAGGTTAGAAAATCCCTATCACCCTCtgcatttaaaattttgaatgtaAACACAAATTTGGACCAAGTTTATCTTCACCCATGATGAAGAGATTCCTTCTCTTTATTGCCATTAGATGCAAGTTATGCAACCCTACGGGTAGTGTCAGACTTTTTACAATAAATAATAATGGGCTATGATCCTCGATTCTCTTCCTTATGAGTGAAAAGAAAATCTCTTACATTCTTAATGTGGCCCTCACAAATTTTCTATTGCGTGGTAATATTTTAACAACTAAATCTCTACTTTCTTTTTTGATCGTGATGGATGTGACGCCAGTTTTTAACAATCTAAATCTGTCAGTTCTTGCCATAACAGCACTGATGGATGGTATGTTGTGAACTTGTGGTAGATGGATctcttttaattaaatattaatatgGGCGATGTTCTTTTGCCCGGGAGCGCACGGGTTGCAGGGTGTGCTCAAACTCATGGGGTGGGATAGATGCATCATTTCGGTCATGGTGGGGGGTTTGGGTCGGTCATTTTGCCATCTCCATGTGTCGGAGCGCGTGTCCTGCATCCGAGTGCAAAGAACAGTTTcccttttaattttataaataagggaaaaattATCTGTCCCAAAATGTGGCTGCTGCGCCAGTGTGGATGCATCGAAGCATCAATAAGGGTGGATTTTTGTCTTTCATGGGGGTTAGTGGTCATTTGCTTTATCCTATGTTTTGGATGTAGGAACCATGCTTTTGGACATAatcctttttcccataaaacaaTACTACAAGTGTACCAAAAAATAGACATTTCCAATACGTTATATGAAGAAAAAACTATTTGATATGGGCAATACAGAAACCTAAAACCATGCTCAGCTAAggatttttctcttctctgaaCCCAAACCAATATCCTTGCTAGTCAAAGCAATAAGCATGCACTGCAAGAGCTAGATGATAACGGATAACCCCATTCATGTTCATGCCCCACGAATTTAACAATTTATCAAGCAGGACATGTGCAGAAAAAGGGTGAGGTAACATGAGGCCATTTTCCTGATTCGTATCCAATAAGAATAGAGTAATATCAATTAGATCTTGACCATTCAGATTCATTGTGGAGACTGGGTCAACATGGGTCTTGAGTTAGACTTTGACAGCCACCATTGACAACCCCTATCCGCCAGGGAAATTAACATACAAATTGTATCTTATCCAATTTACAGAAAGAAAAagctgtgaaaaaaaaaaaaaccctcatgGCCTCCTCCTTCCACTCCTCTGTTTTGAGGGTATTTGAGTAATTTGATCAGAATATGCCTGGTTGTCCTTTCCTGTCTTTCCGTGCAAAACGACAAccacaatttcaaaattttgtagCTGCTacaaagagagggagggagaggagaggagagagagagagagagacagacagagaGGGGTTGCTTGTTTTGTTTATGGTTCCTACTGCCTCTGCCTCTCTCTCTGTATGTCTGGCTCTTGACAAGTTGTTTTTTAACGGTGCGAAAACCTGACCTGGGCCAGGTCACCTGGCTCATCCCATAtcagtttctctctcttccgGGCTTTGCAGAATCTTGTCTCATTTAAAATTGCATCAAACCCACTTTTGAACTTTCAAAACCCGTCTTCCCCAGGATCccatctctctatctctctgtctctcaacCCCATTTGTCCTTTCTGCAACTCTTGTGCCATTGTTTCCTAATCAACGTGCAGGCCTCaatattgaaacaaaaaagggCTAAACTTGCTTTTCGAACGCTTAGAAGCGGCTTTCCTTTGAATCTTCACTGGTATCCACCGGGTTTCTGTCTTGGGTCATTCGTGTATTATGTGTTCTTGGCTTAGAGGGTTCTCTTCAGGGTTATGACCCACTTTGCGTTTGTTATCATGAATGCAGATTACTAGGAGGAACCGTCGTTGATTCAGCCTGCTGTTTCTGGGTTTGTGGAGTTTGAGGCATTTTATTCTTGGAGCTTCCTGAATATTCCTCCGTTACTTCgaggatttctagggttttgactTTGTTCCCTGGCTCTTGGAAGGTCCTTTCATAAAGCTTTTGACCACTCGATTCTCAGGTATGTTATTCATGTATTGCGGTATTGCCTTCTCTTTGAGTTTTTCTAGTCCTTTTTTAAATGATTCTGTTTCCCGTTCTTTTCCTTCTACATTTCATATTCCTTCCATTATACTTTTATATGTTTCCATGTTTCTCAATGTATATATTCCTCTGAACTTTGAAATTCCCGACAAAATCCTCTTATCTGTTGGGTATGCTTGAGGTGCTTGAAGATTGAATTTCATGCAGAAGACGAATGCCTTTTACCTCTTCTCTCTGAACAGTTAAATGGAATTAATTGGTAATCTTATTTTCATATTCAGATTATTtgtttgaaaaaggaaaaaaaaaaataatgttgaGAAATTTGAAATATATTATGGAAGTGGATATCTAAAGGGATCAACCTGCATCTCTAAGATCGAGTCTCAGGGCAGATAAAGTATTAATTTGTGGGTTTGGGTACAACCCACATGCATCGCCAGAGGTCCTCAATTGATGATCAGCTTTGAGAGCTTTTAAACCCATACGCACAAAGTCAAGTAAGCAGAATCGGCAACGGGATCGGCCTCAGGACTTGGCCAAAAATCTTGTATGGATCATCCGATTTGGATAGGCAGGAATCATGATCGGGCTCCACAGATTCTGATTCCAATCCACCGATCTGACTGATCCAATTCCGATTTTTTAAACCCTGCACATGCCAGATGCTATATTGAACCCTTTAAGGAGTCTCCATCAACTAATAGGTTTTCTCTTTGTACTTTTTAGGCTGGTGCTTTTTTgatgcctttttctttttcctcactattgctatggtctgctgTATTTGGTGGTCCATGGAGGATGATCAGTTTGTGAGGAGCCAGGTTGCTCATTTGATGCACGTAACCTGTGAGCTGAGCGAATGATAACAGGGCATAGCAATACATTTCTACTAATCCTTCAAGATCTTCATGTTTGAGTAGTTTGTGTCAGATTGTGCTATTGTAAATATGCCCTATCATATCCTGactaaaatattattatttgagATTATGGAAATTGTTCATCAATTTTTGGAGATGTTTTCATCACTTACATGGGAATTTGAGGAGGCATCTCCATTGCTGAGGGTTTATCTTTATCTGGAGTTTGGAATATAGGTATCATTCCATTAATGCTAActcctttttcctctttggAACCTGTGATGTGGTTACGATTCAATTTAGCTTCTTGCTATTTAATGGGTGGTTGTGTTAAGCTAGCAATCTCaataaggaaagagaagggcTTCGGGTTTATTGCCATTCTGATTACTTTAATCATGGATTGTTGCGTCCTTGGAATATGGAATATTGTATTATTTTTGCGTCATTGGAATGTGAAATATTGTATTCTCGTGTTTCGTAGTATTTCTCTTACCATTTATGATATCGAGATTCTCCTAACTTAAATAGAAAACCTAAACCCTCACCATTCTCATGTCTTAGGGTTGCAAAAATTGCTGCTATTTGTGAAGTCAGAGCTTCTGTTGAGAATCAGAGAAGCTTGGGAATGTCAATCCTGATGTGATCAATGTTCGTACAACGGATATTTGGTCAATTACCTAGGATAATTGGATGTTTTGTAATTAAGTGACCCTGTGTAATGGGTGAAATATCCTTTTTGCTAAGGTCCAAACTCACCATGTGTTTCTTTAGTCTATTTGTTATTATCTGGATCTTTGGTGAGCTATAAAATATCATGAGGTTGCGGAACAATTTTGGATTGGAAGAGCAGGTTGAGTACCATTACCGCCCCTACTGGAACTGTAACCAATTGGACTGGTCCTATCTATTAGACACAGTGGATGGGTCGATCTTCAGCAATTCTGTATCTGGTCCTCTGGATACTTATTCCTTTGTACCATCTGATCGATTCGAATCTGGATCAGTATTACCTTTTAATTATTGGGGTTTTGATACTGATTTAAATCCCTGAGGGGAATAGTTTGGTAGTTTGGTATATGAACCCTCCATATCCCAGAATATGAGAGAGAAGCTTTTCTCTCGGTATCCTTCAGGGAAAGCAAAGAAAGGCTTAATTCTTGTGCTCACTATCAGATattagaaaattttatttctattaataTCTTGCTTTCTTACCTTTAAAAAAAGTTAAACTTGTCTgcaagaaaaaacagaaaattgagAACATGCAGGTTTCTTAAAACATACCTCTCTTTGCCCTCAATTGGGGTGTTATTTCCTTTGCAGATAAATTACTCCACCTTCTCCCACCAATAAGCTGATTTTACCTTCCTCTTTATATTCCAGCTATTAAAAGGTAGGTTCATGCCTACCACTCTTTCCCTTTTATGTGCCCTCCATAGTAGCTCAGTGATGTATCATTTTTTAACCTATCTTAGCAGGTGGACTGTAGTGGTGAAAACATGATGGTTGTGAAAGTTCGCCAGAATTCAACAGACTCTCCGAGAGCAGCAGAGGTGGGAGAAATAGACACTAGAGCCCCATTCCAATCCGTCAAAGCTGCAGTCAGCTTGTTTGGTGAAGGATCCTCGTCAGGGGAGAAACCTGCCATTAAGAAGTCAAAATCTATTTCTACAgaggtatttctgaaattgagtcACTAGATTTGGAGAACTGCGACTCAAACTTATTGGTTTTTCtgatattaattaattagtttgaAAATCTGAAAAATGAAATATCTATACCACCACTGTTTGATAGAAGGGGCTCACCTTCCTGGTCAGAAGGCAAAAAGTGGCTAATTGGATGTTCTTATGTTCAATGTGATGGTTATTTTGGCTTCTCTCTAGATCAAGGCCAGACATTATTAAGTTTGGGCCTAATTGACAACTCTAGACTATAATATGGAGACGGACTGTTAATTGGATTATGACACTCTAAAAGATTTTTTCCCCCATAGATATCCCTGTTTTACCACATTGGCAGATTAGGTTCTAGAATCCAATCCAACAGATGGGTGAAAGAGAGGGATAACTGTTAAATTAAACCTAGATAGTCTATAATCATGCCTCCCActtttcatcctttttttttagaaatttttattttttgtttaagatTTTCTTTTATATGATACCAATGGTTCCAATAAATTAtcttaatttgatttgaaatgaAACTTAAGTTTCCCCTAGATACTTACTTTTAAGTAGTGGCATTTAATTGccataaaaattattttaactTGTGATGTATCATGCATTTGGCTGGTTGGTGCACACACTTTTAGAGCaatatttttatgtaatagCCAGGGTCAATTGGATGTGAATTTAGTGTTATAAAGTCTTATATTGATGAGGTGATTCTCATTGGTCTTTAGAGTTCAAACTCCACAAATTAGGTAGAGATTACAAGTTCAATGTAATTGGGCTTGGAAGGCCAGGCTTAAATTCCCATTTCACAAACAAAATATATCCAATCCCAACCGTAGAGTAGCAAATTCTTGGCTGGCTGGACTCCAACAGTTCATACAGTGTTTAGAAGAATTTGAAAATACACATAATGCATTAATTTCAATTTGACGATATATGTCTAAGATCTGTGCTtccaatttctttttgttttgccaCAGAAGGTATTGGCAACGGAGACACAACTTCTCCTGGCCCAAAAAGAGCTAAACAAGCTCAAGGAACAGTTGAAAAATGCAGAAACTACCAAGACACAAGCACTTGCTGAGCTTGAAAAGGCTAAACAAACAGTTGAGGATTTATCCAACAAGCTGGAAAATGTAAATCAGTCTAAGGAATTGGTAATTAAGGAGACAGAGGTGGCAAAGAGCCAAATAACGCAACTAGGAAAAGGGAACTCTAGTCACTCTGTCGGAACTGATGATGCGTGGAAACAGGAGTTGGACAATGCAAGAGAACAGTATGCAGCCACCATTTCTGAACTTGATGCTGCCAAACAAGAACTCAGGAAATTCCGGCAGGATTTTGAGTCATCCGTAGAAGGAAAAGCTGCTGCATTCCAGCAAGTAGCAGAAGCTGAACTTGCAGCCGAGGTTAATGCAGAGAAGGCCGCTGAGCTGTCGAAGGAGCTTGCAACCATAAAAGATTCACTTGGGCATGTGAAGCTTGCTTCTTTGCAAGCCCAGCAGGAGCAAGAAAAGATTCTTGAGGTCAAAAATGCTCAGAGACAGTCTTATAGAGCAGCCCTggaagaagcagagaagaaaCTGCTATCTTTGAAGAAAGAGTTTGATCCTGAACTTGCCAGGAACCTCGAAGATAAGCTTGCTGAAACAGCTGCTGAGATCGGGGCTTTacaaaaggagaaggaaaatgCCCAGGCTTCTGATATGGATTCTGTAAGAAATGTGACGTCAGAGCTTGATGGTGCTAAAGAAGCATTGCACAAAGTGGCAGAAGAAGAAAGCACTCTGCGGAGCTTGGTGGAGTCTCTCAAGGTAGAGCTGGAAACAGTGAAGAAAGAACATTCTGAACTGAAAGAGAAGGAAGCCGAAACTGAATCTATTGCTGGAAACTTGCATGTCCAGCTCCGGAAAAGTAAGGCTGAACTTGAGGCAGCCCTTGCCGAAGAATCTAAAGCCAAAGGTGCTTCAGGTGAGCTGATCTCTACCCTCCAACAGTTATCCTTAGAATCGGAAAATGCAAGAAAGGAGgcagaagaaacaaagagaaatgCTGAAGAGTTGAAGAAAGAAGCTGAAGCCACCCGTGCTGCCCTGGCAGAAGCAGAAAAGACACTACAGATTGCACTGAAAGAGACTGAAGAAGCAAAGGCAGCAGAGGCAAAGGCCCTGGATCAGATTAAGATATTGTCTGAAAGAACCAATGCAGCTCGTGCTTCAACATCAGAATCTGATGCAATGATCACATTATCAAAAGAGGAATTTGAGTCTTTTAGCTGGAAAGTTGAAGAATCTGATAAATTGGCTGAAATGAAAGTAGCCGCAGCAATGGCTCAGGTGGAAGCCATAAAGGCAAGTGAGAATGAAGCACTAAATAGGTTGGAGGCAAGCCAGAAGGAGATTGAGGAGATGAAAGCTACAACGGAGGAGGCTTTGAAGAGGGCAGAGATGGCAGAGGCAGCAAAGAGTGCTGTTGAGGGAGAACTTCGTAGGTGGCGTGAAAGAGAGCAAAAGAGAGCAGCTGAGGCTGCTGCTCTTATTCTTGAATCGGAGGTTTCTGCAGCTTCATCAACACAAAATGCCACGGTTCAGAAGCAGAACCAACCAGAGAAGGTTGTCGGTGTCCCTAAGCTGGATAAAACAAAATCTGGCTCAAGGAAGGTACTGTTGCCCAATCTCAGTGGTATCTTCACTAGGAAGAAGAACCAGGTTGAGGGTGCGTCTCACTCTTACCTCCCTGGGGAGAAACCAGTGTGATTTTTGTGTTTACTGATGACTGTTGTGCCAGTGTGTGAATGACATGAGgggaagaaggggggagggggtggggatGGGAAGAAAAACACCTCCATGACTTGGTTGTGTAAATTTCAGATCACTAGTGTCTATGTTATTACTTTCCATTGTCTATATCTGAAATatgaaaagaataataaaactaAATTCTGAAgtagagaaaagaagaacttTCGGTGACACAGATAGTTTTGTGATTGTCCTTGGCTTACATAAATCATTAATTAAGGAAAAACATTGTAGAGAAATCTGGTAAGAGTGAGTGGGCAGACTTCTTTGTACCATAAAGGGAAGGCATAAATGATATTACACATCATAACCAAAAGTGATAAAAATCCATTCACTacctagttttttatttttagggcgGAGGGGGTTGGGTTAGAATCATGAAATTATCACATCAGCACAAATGTAATAAAAATGAACCACCTAAATCTGAAATATGTGACTCATTCTGTATTGTTAAcatagctgaccccatttagtttggtgggataaggttgagttgttgtatAATGTATTGGTATCACCCTATGATGGACTGTTGTGGGTTCTAATAGATtagtcaacaacaacaacaaaaaactcacCCTTTttcccaactgaatggggttggctacatggatttGTGTAAACAAAGTTAAAAAAACTGACGGttacataaataaaatgaaataagacGAATGAAAAAACGAGAGATCATAAAAGATAAGTGAGAGAGTAAGAGGGAAGGAGAATCTCAgttaaatggggtcgactacatgtaTCCTTGCTTTTCTAATAGGCTTTATCTGAGTTCATATTTGggacaagacctagactatacATGTCCTTCCACACTACTATGGTCACAATTTAGAgctgcccctagttcttttaactccttcaatcagGATCAACTCATtcctccttactagggcgtCCCTAAGCCTTCGCTGaatatggccataccacctTGGACGGCTTTCTTTGAATttgtcattgattggggcaACACCCAATTCaactctaatacgttcatttgtcactttaccttcctagttttgccgcacatccctCAGTCCTAAAGaactttcttttaagctttaaagagATACACCGATCACTTGTCAAATATTCTGCTGTTCTTTTTCTAAGATTTTTTCTTGGTTCTGTTTGTTTCCATGTAAGGTGGTGAAGAGAAAACTTTCCTGTAA encodes:
- the LOC122641030 gene encoding WEB family protein At5g55860-like; this translates as MVVKVRQNSTDSPRAAEVGEIDTRAPFQSVKAAVSLFGEGSSSGEKPAIKKSKSISTEKVLATETQLLLAQKELNKLKEQLKNAETTKTQALAELEKAKQTVEDLSNKLENVNQSKELVIKETEVAKSQITQLGKGNSSHSVGTDDAWKQELDNAREQYAATISELDAAKQELRKFRQDFESSVEGKAAAFQQVAEAELAAEVNAEKAAELSKELATIKDSLGHVKLASLQAQQEQEKILEVKNAQRQSYRAALEEAEKKLLSLKKEFDPELARNLEDKLAETAAEIGALQKEKENAQASDMDSVRNVTSELDGAKEALHKVAEEESTLRSLVESLKVELETVKKEHSELKEKEAETESIAGNLHVQLRKSKAELEAALAEESKAKGASGELISTLQQLSLESENARKEAEETKRNAEELKKEAEATRAALAEAEKTLQIALKETEEAKAAEAKALDQIKILSERTNAARASTSESDAMITLSKEEFESFSWKVEESDKLAEMKVAAAMAQVEAIKASENEALNRLEASQKEIEEMKATTEEALKRAEMAEAAKSAVEGELRRWREREQKRAAEAAALILESEVSAASSTQNATVQKQNQPEKVVGVPKLDKTKSGSRKVLLPNLSGIFTRKKNQVEGASHSYLPGEKPV